A stretch of Brassica rapa cultivar Chiifu-401-42 chromosome A08, CAAS_Brap_v3.01, whole genome shotgun sequence DNA encodes these proteins:
- the LOC103836390 gene encoding calreticulin-3 isoform X2: MRLTQNKLKPFHLFLFSLLTLTPLAFSEIFFEEHFEGGWKSRWVLSDWKRNEGKAGTFKHTAGKWPGDPDNKGIQTYNDAKHYAISAKIQEFSNKNRTLVVQYSVKIEQDIECGGAYIKLLSGYVNQKQFGGDTPYSLMFGPDICGTQTKKLHVILSYQGQNYPIKKDLQCETDKLNHFYTFILRPDASYSVLVDNKEREFGSMYTDWDILPPRKIKVKNAKKPVDWDDREYIDDPDDVKPEGYDSIPREIRDQKAEEPEDWDEEENGPWEAPKIPNPAYKGPWKAKKIKNPNYKGKWKNPWIDNPEFEDDPDLYVLKPIKYIGIEVWQVKAGSIFDNILITDDPQYARAMVDDYFEQHRESEKELFAEAEKERKAREEEESRKAREEGERRRKERDHRYGDRRRRYKRPNPRDYMDDYHDEL; encoded by the exons ATGAGATTAACCCAAAACAAGCTCAAGCCTTTCcacctcttcctcttctctcttctcactCTAACTCCCTTGGCTTTCTCTGAGATCTTCTTTGAAGAGCATTTCGAAG GTGGATGGAAGAGCAGGTGGGTCTTATCTGATTGGAAGAGAAACGAAGGCAAAGCTGGTACCTTTAAGCACACCGCCGGCAAATGGCCCGGCGATCCCGACAATAAAG GTATCCAGACGTATAATGATGCCAAGCATTATGCCATTTCTGCAAAGATTCAAGAGTTCAGCAACAAGAACCGGACTCTTGTTGTTCAGTACTCTGTCAAAATCGAACAGGACATAGAGTGTGGTGGCGCTTACATCAAGCTCCTCTCTGGCTACGTTAACCAGAAGCAGTTTGGTGGTGATACTCCTTACAG TCTTATGTTTGGACCAGACATATGTGGAACGCAGACGAAGAAGCTTCATGTGATTCTTTCATACCAGGGACAGAACTATCCGATTAAAAAGGATTTGCAGTGTGAAACAGACAAGCTAAACCATTTCTACACGTTTATCTTGCGGCCTGATGCTTCTTACAGCGTTCTGGTTGATAACAAAGAGAGGGAGTTTGGAAGTATGTACACAGACTGGGACATCCTTCCTCCAAGGAAGATTAAAGTTAAAAATGCAAAGAAG CCAGTGGATTGGGATGACAGGGAATATATAGATGACCCTGATGATGTCAAACCTGAG GGTTATGATTCGATTCCTCGAGAAATTAGAGATCAGAAAGCTGAAGAG CCTGAGGACTGGGACGAGGAAGAGAATGGTCCCTGGGAAGCCCCAAAGATCCCAAATCCAGCGTACAAAGGTCCTTGGAAAGCAAAG AAAATCAAGAACCCGAACTACAAGGGAAAATGGAAGAACCCATGGATAGATAATCCAG AGTTTGAAGATGATCCAGATCTTTATGTTCTGAAGCCTATAAAATACATAGGCATTGAAGTATGGCAG GTGAAGGCTGGTTCGATATTTGACAATATCTTGATCACTGATGACCCTCAATATGCAAGAGCCATGGTAGATGACTATTTTGAACAGCACAGGGAG TCTGAGAAGGAGTTATTTGCGGAAgctgagaaagaaagaaaagcaagagaagaagag GAATCTCGGAAGGCAAGAGAAGAAGGGGAACGTAGAAGGAAGGAGAGGGACCACCGGTATGGAGACAGGAGGCGGCGTTACAAACGG CCTAATCCACGTGATTACATGGATGATTACCAT GACGAGCTGTGA
- the LOC103836390 gene encoding calreticulin-3 isoform X1: protein MRLTQNKLKPFHLFLFSLLTLTPLAFSEIFFEEHFEGGWKSRWVLSDWKRNEGKAGTFKHTAGKWPGDPDNKGIQTYNDAKHYAISAKIQEFSNKNRTLVVQYSVKIEQDIECGGAYIKLLSGYVNQKQFGGDTPYSLMFGPDICGTQTKKLHVILSYQGQNYPIKKDLQCETDKLNHFYTFILRPDASYSVLVDNKEREFGSMYTDWDILPPRKIKVKNAKKPVDWDDREYIDDPDDVKPEGYDSIPREIRDQKAEEPEDWDEEENGPWEAPKIPNPAYKGPWKAKKIKNPNYKGKWKNPWIDNPEFEDDPDLYVLKPIKYIGIEVWQVKAGSIFDNILITDDPQYARAMVDDYFEQHRESEKELFAEAEKERKAREEEESRKAREEGERRRKERDHRYGDRRRRYKRVRTPLIKLCVSYSSSQS from the exons ATGAGATTAACCCAAAACAAGCTCAAGCCTTTCcacctcttcctcttctctcttctcactCTAACTCCCTTGGCTTTCTCTGAGATCTTCTTTGAAGAGCATTTCGAAG GTGGATGGAAGAGCAGGTGGGTCTTATCTGATTGGAAGAGAAACGAAGGCAAAGCTGGTACCTTTAAGCACACCGCCGGCAAATGGCCCGGCGATCCCGACAATAAAG GTATCCAGACGTATAATGATGCCAAGCATTATGCCATTTCTGCAAAGATTCAAGAGTTCAGCAACAAGAACCGGACTCTTGTTGTTCAGTACTCTGTCAAAATCGAACAGGACATAGAGTGTGGTGGCGCTTACATCAAGCTCCTCTCTGGCTACGTTAACCAGAAGCAGTTTGGTGGTGATACTCCTTACAG TCTTATGTTTGGACCAGACATATGTGGAACGCAGACGAAGAAGCTTCATGTGATTCTTTCATACCAGGGACAGAACTATCCGATTAAAAAGGATTTGCAGTGTGAAACAGACAAGCTAAACCATTTCTACACGTTTATCTTGCGGCCTGATGCTTCTTACAGCGTTCTGGTTGATAACAAAGAGAGGGAGTTTGGAAGTATGTACACAGACTGGGACATCCTTCCTCCAAGGAAGATTAAAGTTAAAAATGCAAAGAAG CCAGTGGATTGGGATGACAGGGAATATATAGATGACCCTGATGATGTCAAACCTGAG GGTTATGATTCGATTCCTCGAGAAATTAGAGATCAGAAAGCTGAAGAG CCTGAGGACTGGGACGAGGAAGAGAATGGTCCCTGGGAAGCCCCAAAGATCCCAAATCCAGCGTACAAAGGTCCTTGGAAAGCAAAG AAAATCAAGAACCCGAACTACAAGGGAAAATGGAAGAACCCATGGATAGATAATCCAG AGTTTGAAGATGATCCAGATCTTTATGTTCTGAAGCCTATAAAATACATAGGCATTGAAGTATGGCAG GTGAAGGCTGGTTCGATATTTGACAATATCTTGATCACTGATGACCCTCAATATGCAAGAGCCATGGTAGATGACTATTTTGAACAGCACAGGGAG TCTGAGAAGGAGTTATTTGCGGAAgctgagaaagaaagaaaagcaagagaagaagag GAATCTCGGAAGGCAAGAGAAGAAGGGGAACGTAGAAGGAAGGAGAGGGACCACCGGTATGGAGACAGGAGGCGGCGTTACAAACGGGTACGTACACCATTGATCAAACTCTGtgtttcttattcttcttctcaATCTTAA